One Serinicoccus chungangensis genomic window carries:
- a CDS encoding PP2C family protein-serine/threonine phosphatase encodes MSDPTTAPLPDDPTAPIPAPGPPPGDGAPEEEPEPFSDGPPPLPEPMLVLDGELPPAAAPTPEADHGTCASCGGGFDEEGWCTRCGERRPDPRHHVTSAPSAAVAGVCDRGRRHRDNEDAMALWADDDEPGRAVLVVCDGVSSAPRSAEASLAAAEAALEQLRGPGDPEGRHDRAARAAADAVAAVAAESHRDSPSCTYVSAVVEDGRASIASIGDSRAYWLPDAGEPHRLTSDDSMAEEQVRAGIPRAEAEAGPLAHTITRWLGPDSPDHRPGTATHDVAAPGWLLLASDGLWNYASDPADLAAVVRSVAARAGHSPAALAQGLVDWANEQGGADNITVALARCGDARQDGAHG; translated from the coding sequence ATGAGCGACCCGACCACGGCCCCGCTGCCGGACGACCCGACCGCCCCGATCCCCGCGCCCGGGCCGCCCCCGGGGGACGGTGCGCCGGAGGAGGAGCCGGAACCGTTCAGCGACGGGCCTCCGCCGCTGCCGGAGCCGATGCTGGTGCTGGACGGCGAGCTGCCCCCGGCCGCCGCACCCACGCCCGAGGCCGACCACGGCACCTGCGCGTCCTGCGGCGGCGGCTTCGACGAGGAGGGGTGGTGCACGCGCTGCGGGGAGCGCCGCCCCGACCCGCGTCACCACGTCACGTCCGCACCCTCGGCGGCGGTGGCCGGGGTGTGCGACCGCGGCCGGCGGCACCGCGACAACGAGGACGCGATGGCGCTGTGGGCCGACGACGACGAGCCCGGGCGGGCCGTGCTCGTCGTCTGCGACGGGGTGTCCAGCGCCCCGCGCTCGGCCGAGGCGAGCCTGGCGGCGGCCGAGGCCGCGCTGGAGCAGCTGCGGGGCCCCGGGGACCCCGAGGGGCGGCACGACCGGGCGGCGCGGGCCGCAGCGGACGCCGTCGCCGCGGTGGCCGCCGAGAGCCACCGCGACTCCCCGTCGTGCACCTACGTGAGCGCCGTGGTCGAGGACGGCCGCGCCAGCATCGCCTCGATCGGTGACAGCCGGGCCTACTGGCTGCCCGACGCCGGGGAGCCGCACCGGCTCACCAGCGACGACTCGATGGCCGAGGAGCAGGTGCGCGCCGGCATACCCCGGGCCGAGGCCGAGGCCGGCCCCCTGGCGCACACCATCACCCGGTGGCTGGGCCCGGACTCCCCCGACCACCGGCCCGGCACCGCGACGCACGACGTCGCCGCCCCCGGCTGGCTGCTGCTCGCCAGCGACGGCCTGTGGAACTACGCCTCCGACCCGGCCGACCTCGCCGCCGTCGTCCGCTCGGTCGCCGCCCGGGCCGGGCACTCGCCCGCCGCCCTCGCCCAGGGCCTGGTGGACTGGGCCAACGAGCAGGGCGGCGCCGACAACATCACGGTCGCCCTCGCCCGCTGCGGGGACGCGAGGCAGGATGGTGCCCATGGCTGA